A window from Cydia pomonella isolate Wapato2018A chromosome 8, ilCydPomo1, whole genome shotgun sequence encodes these proteins:
- the LOC133520311 gene encoding uncharacterized protein LOC133520311 encodes MVKTYKRKTNRAEWSEEAMKNAVDAVLEGKMGYLSAAKTFSVPQTTLERKVKVVREKLSDGTSTSYELKVRLGPKDTVFSKEEEKELYNYILDMESRLYGLTIKDLRGLAYSLAVKNNKQHSFNNEKREAGKDWAHNFLKRHPELSIRQPESTSAARAAGFNKQVVDQFYNFLGNVYDENNLTPDRIFNCDETGISIVPKTKSKIIAKRGRKQVGAITSAERGTTITVEICFSASGLYMPPMMVFPRKRMDPQLMLNAAPGSWGVCSDSGWMTTELFAGWFKKFVEFSGATTERPVLLLLDGHSTHTQNIDLINEARSHGVIILCFPPHTTHRLQVADVAYMRPLSTYYDHQITAWLRSNPGMIVTVRQVAEIFGKAFIQASTMSTAVNGFKKCGIWPYDPTVFTETDFAPSLTTDIPQPEPSPVTETPITVSAESNNEIPMEIGLTGATSSTTVSDNAILTTTVAASTAESLCVSASSVDSQTESSTVLDVSQSSAILPVSSAPEDLQLQPSEVEMEPLIQTAAKSPEPGCSTYRPSTPRESSFIVASPQQVMPFPATRKITRAPTKRGKTAIITSSPYKNELEDKIKKKQEVVDAKEKRKAIRELKKTQKNTIDLIVSQRVAAMKSNLRKYTEIKRFKSTKTHREVD; translated from the exons ATGGTGAAAACGTATAAGAGAAAAACAAATAGAGCAGAATGGTCAGAGGAAGCTATGAAAAATGCGGTGGATGCTGTACTAGAAGGAAAAATGGGTTACCTGTCGGCAGCAAAGACATTTTCTGTCCCTCAGACGACTTTAGAAAGAAAAGTCAAAGTAGTTAGAGAGAAGTTGTCAGACGGTACTTCCACTAGCTATGAATTGAAAGTTCGTTTAGGCCCTAAAGATACGGTTTTTTCTAAAGAAGAGGAAAAAGAgctgtataattatatactagaCATGGAAAGTAGACTGTATGGTCTTACAATAAAAGACTTAAGGGGTCTAGCGTACAGTTTGgcggttaaaaataataaacaacattCATTTAATAACGAGAAAAGAGAAGCTGGGAAAGATTGGGCACACAACTTTCTCAAGAGACATCCTGAATTGTCTATTCGACAGCCTGAGAGTACTTCAGCAGCTCGTGCTGCAGGATTTAACAAGCAAGTTGTAGATCAGTTTTATAACTTTTTGGGGAACGTTtatgatgaaaataatttaactcCTGACAGAATTTTCAACTGTGACGAGACAGGTATTTCTATTGTTCCAAAAACCAAATCAAAAATAATAGCCAAAAGAGGGCGAAAGCAAGTCGGAGCGATCACTTCTGCAGAAAGAGGGACAACAATAACTGTTGAAATCTGTTTCAGTGCAAGTGGCCTATACATGCCACCCATGATGGTATTTCCTCGAAAGCGTATGGACCCGCAATTAATGCTAAATGCTGCACCAGGATCTTGGGGAGTATGCAGTGATTCGGGCTGGATGACAACGGAACTCTTTGCTGGCTGGTTTAAGAAATTCGTGGAATTTAGTGGAGCAACAACAGAACGACCTGTCCTGCTGTTGTTGGATGGACATAGTACTCACACTCAAAACATTGATCTCATCAATGAAGCGCGATCTCATGGAGTAATCATTCTATGTTTTCCTCCACACACTACTCACCGACTTCAAGTTGCTGATGTTGCATATATGAGGCCACTCAGCACGTATTATGACCATCAAATCACAGCATGGCTACGCAGTAATCCGGGGATGATCGTCACGGTGCGGCAAGTCGCAGAAATTTTTGGAAAGGCTTTTATACAAGCATCAACGATGTCTACAGCAGTAAATGGATTTAAAAAGTGCGGAATTTGGCCATATGACCCCACAGTTTTTACTGAAACTGACTTCGCTCCATCTCTAACCACAGACATCCCTCAACCAGAGCCGTCACCAGTTACTGAAACACCAATAACGGTTTCTGCAGAATCCAACAACGAAATACCAATGGAGATCGGTCTCACGGGAGCGACGTCATCGACCACTGTATCAGACAATGCCATACTAACTACTACTGTCGCGGCTTCCACAGCCGAATCCTTGTGTGTGTCTGCGTCCTCTGTGGATTCTCAAACAGAATCAAGCACCGTTTTGGATGTATCTCAGAGTTCAGCTATTTTACCAGTATCATCAGCACCTGAAGATTTACAGTTGCAACCCTCCGAAGTTGAAATGGAACCATTGATTCAAACAGCAGCAAAGTCACCAGAACCTGGATGTTCTACTTATAGACCAAGTACGCCACGAGAATCTAGTTTCATTGTTGCTAGTCCCCAACAAGTTATGCCTTTTCCTGCAACAAGGAAAATTACAAGAGCACCAACAAAGAGAGGAAAAACCGCTATTATTACCTCATCGCCCTACAAAAATGAGttagaagataaaataaaaaagaaacaagagGTGGTTGACGCTAAAGAGAAAAGGAAGGCTATAAGAGAATTaaagaaaactcaaaaaaatacc ATAGATTTAATTGTTTCACAGCGTGTAGCGGCCATGAAATCCAATTTAAGGAAATACACTGAAATAAAAAGATTTAAGTCAACAAAAACACATCGAGAGGTGGATTAA